A genomic region of Lytechinus pictus isolate F3 Inbred chromosome 2, Lp3.0, whole genome shotgun sequence contains the following coding sequences:
- the LOC129255024 gene encoding smoothelin-like isoform X2 — translation MAPIEQIDDEAALEKMLEEATEFDERKKIRSRLREVRKKKRDEREQKAQEQERAFEEKMHKLEVESAQQRMRAVGLNVQKTPVDNRTKTVTETKDDGKTKTVVETTMRDSGSSKSVQMTIMSKTEDEGFKSQTLQQESKSISVGPGGSSSVTMSKSVSSSSSSTTSTDKPKGKPKTKFEEEMEVKKREREEKRKQDEAKFKEQQMQRKKEAYELKKKQAEDAKNRKAALFNKFGGAGGGAKPAGGGGGGGGMRVQNATTIKQKLLEWAQRVTRGYSGVNVTNFSSSWADGLAFCAVIHHYYPDSFDFNILDPKQRRKNFDLAFNTAEEQADIMPLLDTDDMIMMKNNPDWKCVFTYVQSLYRHLNK, via the exons ATGGCGCCGATTGAACAGATAGACGATGAAGCAGCCCTTGAAAAAATG TTGGAGGAGGCTACAGAGTTTGATGAGAGGAAGAAGATCAGATCCAGGCTAAGGGAAgttagaaaaaagaagagag ACGAGAGAGAGCAAAAGGCGCAAGAGCAGGAGAGGGCTTTTGAAGAAAAGATGCACAAGTTAGAGGTAGAGTCTGCCCAGCAGAGAATGAGGGCTGTGGGACTGAACGTCCAAAAAACACCAGTCGATAATAGAACCAAGACGGTGACGGAAACAAAAGATGATGGTAAGACAAAAACAGTTGTGGAGACTACTATGAGAGATTCAGGAAGTTCCAAGAGCGTTCAGATGACCATTATGAGCAAAACAGAAG ATGAAGGCTTTAAATCACAGACATTACAACAGGAATCCAAGTCCATTTCAGTTG GACCTGGTGGAAGCAGTTCAGTCACAATGTCCAAATCAGTGTCCAGTTCGTCGTCCTCGACGACGTCGACAGATAAACCAAAAGGAAAAC CTAAAACCAAATTTGAGGAGGAAATGGAAgtaaagaaaagggaaagagaagaaaagagaaaacaagATGAAGCTAAATTCAAGGAACAACAGATGCAGAG GAAAAAGGAAGCATATGAGCTAAAGAAGAAACAAGCAGAGGATGCTAAGAATAGGAAAGCAGCTTTGTTTAATAAGTTTGGTGGTGCTGGTGGAGGGGCAAAACCGGcaggtggtggaggtggtggtggtggtatgaGGGTACAGAATGCTACCACTATTAAACAAAAACTATTAGAATGGGCACAGAGAGTCACAAGAGGATACTCG GGTGTAAATGTAACCAACTTTTCCTCATCATGGGCTGATGGCTTGGCATTCTGTGCAGTCATTCATCATTACTATCCAGATAGCTTTGATTTTAACATACTCGACCCTAAACAGAGGAGAAAAAACTTTGATTTGGCCTTCAATACAGCAGA GGAACAAGCAGACATTATGCCTCTTCTGGATACTGAtgatatgatcatgatgaaaaacaatCCTGATTGGAAGTGTGTCTTTACGTACGTACAATCACTATACCGTCATCTCAACAAATGA
- the LOC129255024 gene encoding smoothelin-like isoform X1, whose protein sequence is MAPIEQIDDEAALEKMLEEATEFDERKKIRSRLREVRKKKRDEREQKAQEQERAFEEKMHKLEVESAQQRMRAVGLNVQKTPVDNRTKTVTETKDDGKTKTVVETTMRDSGSSKSVQMTIMSKTEDEGFKSQTLQQESKSISVGPGGSSSVTMSKSVSSSSSSTTSTDKPKGKLSFSAESAKTKFEEEMEVKKREREEKRKQDEAKFKEQQMQRKKEAYELKKKQAEDAKNRKAALFNKFGGAGGGAKPAGGGGGGGGMRVQNATTIKQKLLEWAQRVTRGYSGVNVTNFSSSWADGLAFCAVIHHYYPDSFDFNILDPKQRRKNFDLAFNTAEEQADIMPLLDTDDMIMMKNNPDWKCVFTYVQSLYRHLNK, encoded by the exons ATGGCGCCGATTGAACAGATAGACGATGAAGCAGCCCTTGAAAAAATG TTGGAGGAGGCTACAGAGTTTGATGAGAGGAAGAAGATCAGATCCAGGCTAAGGGAAgttagaaaaaagaagagag ACGAGAGAGAGCAAAAGGCGCAAGAGCAGGAGAGGGCTTTTGAAGAAAAGATGCACAAGTTAGAGGTAGAGTCTGCCCAGCAGAGAATGAGGGCTGTGGGACTGAACGTCCAAAAAACACCAGTCGATAATAGAACCAAGACGGTGACGGAAACAAAAGATGATGGTAAGACAAAAACAGTTGTGGAGACTACTATGAGAGATTCAGGAAGTTCCAAGAGCGTTCAGATGACCATTATGAGCAAAACAGAAG ATGAAGGCTTTAAATCACAGACATTACAACAGGAATCCAAGTCCATTTCAGTTG GACCTGGTGGAAGCAGTTCAGTCACAATGTCCAAATCAGTGTCCAGTTCGTCGTCCTCGACGACGTCGACAGATAAACCAAAAGGAAAAC tATCTTTCAGCGCAGAATCAG CTAAAACCAAATTTGAGGAGGAAATGGAAgtaaagaaaagggaaagagaagaaaagagaaaacaagATGAAGCTAAATTCAAGGAACAACAGATGCAGAG GAAAAAGGAAGCATATGAGCTAAAGAAGAAACAAGCAGAGGATGCTAAGAATAGGAAAGCAGCTTTGTTTAATAAGTTTGGTGGTGCTGGTGGAGGGGCAAAACCGGcaggtggtggaggtggtggtggtggtatgaGGGTACAGAATGCTACCACTATTAAACAAAAACTATTAGAATGGGCACAGAGAGTCACAAGAGGATACTCG GGTGTAAATGTAACCAACTTTTCCTCATCATGGGCTGATGGCTTGGCATTCTGTGCAGTCATTCATCATTACTATCCAGATAGCTTTGATTTTAACATACTCGACCCTAAACAGAGGAGAAAAAACTTTGATTTGGCCTTCAATACAGCAGA GGAACAAGCAGACATTATGCCTCTTCTGGATACTGAtgatatgatcatgatgaaaaacaatCCTGATTGGAAGTGTGTCTTTACGTACGTACAATCACTATACCGTCATCTCAACAAATGA
- the LOC129255024 gene encoding smoothelin-like isoform X3: MAPIEQIDDEAALEKMLEEATEFDERKKIRSRLREVRKKKRDEREQKAQEQERAFEEKMHKLEVESAQQRMRAVGLNVQKTPVDNRTKTVTETKDDDEGFKSQTLQQESKSISVGPGGSSSVTMSKSVSSSSSSTTSTDKPKGKLSFSAESAKTKFEEEMEVKKREREEKRKQDEAKFKEQQMQRKKEAYELKKKQAEDAKNRKAALFNKFGGAGGGAKPAGGGGGGGGMRVQNATTIKQKLLEWAQRVTRGYSGVNVTNFSSSWADGLAFCAVIHHYYPDSFDFNILDPKQRRKNFDLAFNTAEEQADIMPLLDTDDMIMMKNNPDWKCVFTYVQSLYRHLNK, encoded by the exons ATGGCGCCGATTGAACAGATAGACGATGAAGCAGCCCTTGAAAAAATG TTGGAGGAGGCTACAGAGTTTGATGAGAGGAAGAAGATCAGATCCAGGCTAAGGGAAgttagaaaaaagaagagag ACGAGAGAGAGCAAAAGGCGCAAGAGCAGGAGAGGGCTTTTGAAGAAAAGATGCACAAGTTAGAGGTAGAGTCTGCCCAGCAGAGAATGAGGGCTGTGGGACTGAACGTCCAAAAAACACCAGTCGATAATAGAACCAAGACGGTGACGGAAACAAAAGATGATG ATGAAGGCTTTAAATCACAGACATTACAACAGGAATCCAAGTCCATTTCAGTTG GACCTGGTGGAAGCAGTTCAGTCACAATGTCCAAATCAGTGTCCAGTTCGTCGTCCTCGACGACGTCGACAGATAAACCAAAAGGAAAAC tATCTTTCAGCGCAGAATCAG CTAAAACCAAATTTGAGGAGGAAATGGAAgtaaagaaaagggaaagagaagaaaagagaaaacaagATGAAGCTAAATTCAAGGAACAACAGATGCAGAG GAAAAAGGAAGCATATGAGCTAAAGAAGAAACAAGCAGAGGATGCTAAGAATAGGAAAGCAGCTTTGTTTAATAAGTTTGGTGGTGCTGGTGGAGGGGCAAAACCGGcaggtggtggaggtggtggtggtggtatgaGGGTACAGAATGCTACCACTATTAAACAAAAACTATTAGAATGGGCACAGAGAGTCACAAGAGGATACTCG GGTGTAAATGTAACCAACTTTTCCTCATCATGGGCTGATGGCTTGGCATTCTGTGCAGTCATTCATCATTACTATCCAGATAGCTTTGATTTTAACATACTCGACCCTAAACAGAGGAGAAAAAACTTTGATTTGGCCTTCAATACAGCAGA GGAACAAGCAGACATTATGCCTCTTCTGGATACTGAtgatatgatcatgatgaaaaacaatCCTGATTGGAAGTGTGTCTTTACGTACGTACAATCACTATACCGTCATCTCAACAAATGA
- the LOC129255024 gene encoding smoothelin-like isoform X4: protein MAPIEQIDDEAALEKMLEEATEFDERKKIRSRLREVRKKKRDEREQKAQEQERAFEEKMHKLEVESAQQRMRAVGLNVQKTPVDNRTKTVTETKDDDEGFKSQTLQQESKSISVGPGGSSSVTMSKSVSSSSSSTTSTDKPKGKPKTKFEEEMEVKKREREEKRKQDEAKFKEQQMQRKKEAYELKKKQAEDAKNRKAALFNKFGGAGGGAKPAGGGGGGGGMRVQNATTIKQKLLEWAQRVTRGYSGVNVTNFSSSWADGLAFCAVIHHYYPDSFDFNILDPKQRRKNFDLAFNTAEEQADIMPLLDTDDMIMMKNNPDWKCVFTYVQSLYRHLNK from the exons ATGGCGCCGATTGAACAGATAGACGATGAAGCAGCCCTTGAAAAAATG TTGGAGGAGGCTACAGAGTTTGATGAGAGGAAGAAGATCAGATCCAGGCTAAGGGAAgttagaaaaaagaagagag ACGAGAGAGAGCAAAAGGCGCAAGAGCAGGAGAGGGCTTTTGAAGAAAAGATGCACAAGTTAGAGGTAGAGTCTGCCCAGCAGAGAATGAGGGCTGTGGGACTGAACGTCCAAAAAACACCAGTCGATAATAGAACCAAGACGGTGACGGAAACAAAAGATGATG ATGAAGGCTTTAAATCACAGACATTACAACAGGAATCCAAGTCCATTTCAGTTG GACCTGGTGGAAGCAGTTCAGTCACAATGTCCAAATCAGTGTCCAGTTCGTCGTCCTCGACGACGTCGACAGATAAACCAAAAGGAAAAC CTAAAACCAAATTTGAGGAGGAAATGGAAgtaaagaaaagggaaagagaagaaaagagaaaacaagATGAAGCTAAATTCAAGGAACAACAGATGCAGAG GAAAAAGGAAGCATATGAGCTAAAGAAGAAACAAGCAGAGGATGCTAAGAATAGGAAAGCAGCTTTGTTTAATAAGTTTGGTGGTGCTGGTGGAGGGGCAAAACCGGcaggtggtggaggtggtggtggtggtatgaGGGTACAGAATGCTACCACTATTAAACAAAAACTATTAGAATGGGCACAGAGAGTCACAAGAGGATACTCG GGTGTAAATGTAACCAACTTTTCCTCATCATGGGCTGATGGCTTGGCATTCTGTGCAGTCATTCATCATTACTATCCAGATAGCTTTGATTTTAACATACTCGACCCTAAACAGAGGAGAAAAAACTTTGATTTGGCCTTCAATACAGCAGA GGAACAAGCAGACATTATGCCTCTTCTGGATACTGAtgatatgatcatgatgaaaaacaatCCTGATTGGAAGTGTGTCTTTACGTACGTACAATCACTATACCGTCATCTCAACAAATGA